The following is a genomic window from Streptomyces chrestomyceticus JCM 4735.
TGAGCTGGCGCAGGGTCTGTACGGCGTGGAAGAGGCCGTCCGGGCCGACGCCGTCCAGGGCGACCGTGTCCCGGCCCGCCACCTCGCCGACCGCGAGGCGGTAGCCGCCGGAGGGCAGGTCCCCGCGGGCGGGTGCGCGCAGGGCCCGTAGCGCGGTCTCGGCGTCCGGGCCGCCGACGCGGAACACCGGGCCCTCGCCGGGCAGCGCTTGGCCCGGGGCGGCGTCGTGGACCGTACGGACTCCGGCGTCGCGCAGTACGGCGCGCAGCGCGCTCAGGGCGTACGGGTCGGCCTCGGCATCGGCGACGAGGGTGGCCTCGCCGTCCAGCGCTACGGACGCGCCGCCCGGCCGCATCGACTGCGGACGCGGCCACACGGCGGGCAACTGCCCGGCGGAAACGGTCCGGCCGGTGCCGTCGGCCTGGCCGGGCAGGTCGGGAGTGCCGACGGCCGGGTCTGCGGGGGCCGCGTACACAGGGGCGGTGCTGCCGAGGAGCCCGCCGATGACGGCGGCGGCGAGGGCGGTGGCCCCGGCGACCCGCGCGCGGGCCCCGGCCCGTACGGCGCCGAAACGGCCGGTGCCACCGGCGCCGAGGCTGCCGGTGCCGATGCTGGTGGGGCCGGTCAGAGGGGTGGCGGCGCCATCGGTACGGCGCGCCGCGGCCTCTCCGGCCCAGGAGGCGTCGCCGTCCCCGGCCCGGGAGGCGTCGCCGCTCCCGGCCCCGCCGATGTCCTTGCCCTGCCTGCCGACCTGTCCGGCGTCCCGAACGCCGCTCCGGACTCGCACGGTCTCTCCTCAGTCCCCGTCGTCCCACTCACCCGGCCGGCCGGTGACGCACCGGACGGCCGCAGCCCGGCCGCCCCGCGGCCGCGCGCCCCTGAGCCGGCTGTCGCGGCGGGGGCCTCGTACCCCGTGGAAACCCGCCGGACCTGCCTTCGGCAGTGAGCCCACCACTCTGGCGGTGAGGGTGTCAACGGCAGCACACCAAGTGCCGGGTTTGCCCTGTGCGACCGGCGTGTCGCGACGTTTTCCAGGGGCCGCCGGAGGGGGCGGGGCGGGGCGCCGGGAGGGGTCCGAGGCGCTGAAGGACTTCCTTCGGAACGCCTCTCCGGTGGGCAGCTCTGCGCCGTCACCCGTCCGCCACCGGCAAATCGCCTGCACGAGGGATGTGTGACCTGGACCACGTTGGTTGAATGGATACGTCTGCGACCGCCCGGAGTGGGTAGGGCAGGTCGTGTCCCACCACCGACGAACGGGAGGCCCCCGTGGCCGCGTCCGCTCAGCTTCTCCTCGACGCACTGTCGTCCGCCCCCGAGTACCCGGCAGAGCGTGTCAAACCCTCCGGACCGGAGAATTTCCGGCTGGAGAAACCCGTCGAGCCGGATCTGTTCGACGGCGTGTCCGACCCCGACTCCGGTCTGGACGGCTCCGGCTCGCTCTGCTTCTGCGAACCGCCGCTGACCAGCGAGCCCCCGCTCGCCGACGCCGCCCCGCTCACCAGTGAGTCCCCGATCGCCGCCGAGCTGCCGCTGACCAGCGAGCCCACCGCGGCCGGCCTGGGTACGGAGACCATGGAGGTCTGATGGGCCGACCGCGGCTCGCCGGTCTGCACGGTGTGTGCACGTCCTATGAGCCCGCACCGGGCCGTGTGGAACACGTCGGTGACGACACCGTCGTCGCCGTCCTCGCCGCGCTCGGGGTCGACGCCTCGACTCCGCACGCCGTACGCGCCGCTCTGGAGGCGTACGACCACGGCGCGGGCCGGGCCCTGCTCCCGCCCACCGTCGTGGTGCGCCCGGGGCGCCCGCCGAAACTTTCGCGCCTGCCCGAAGGCACCGCCCTACGGGTGGAGACCGAGTCGGGCCAGGTGCTCGACTGGGGGCCGGACCCCGGAGGCCGCCCGGAGGGCGCGTACGAGCCGCCCGCCCGGGGCCGGGGCCGCGACGGCGCCCGCACGCCGCGCCGGACCTCCGCCCGCACTCCTGACCGAGTTCCTGACCGAGCCCCCGACGACACCGAGGGCCGTATCCCCCGCGGCACCGTGGGCGGTCTCCCCCTCGGCATCCACACCCTGCGCGCCCACACTCCCGACGGCCGCTCCGCCCGCGCCCACCTGATCGTCGCCCCCGACCGGATGCCCGCGCCGCCCCGCCGCACCCACGGCTTCATGGTGCAGCTCTACTCCCTGCTCTCCGGCCGCTCCTGGGGCATGGGGGACCTGGGCGACCTCGCCGACCTGGCCGCCTGGTCCGGACGCGCGCTCGGCTGCGGCTTCGTACAGATCAACCCGCTGCACGCCGCCGTACCGGGACCGCCCACCGACCCCTCGCCGTACCGCCCCTCCTCCCGCCGCTTCCCCGACCCCGTCCATCTGCGCATCGAGGACATCCCCGAGCTGGGCTGCCTCGAAGGCGCGGCGCGGTCCCGGTTCGACGCGCTGCTCGTACGGGCCCGGACGCTGCGCGAGGCGGTGCTGCGCAAGGGCGCGCTGATCGACCGGGACGCCGTGTGGGAGCTGAAGAAGGAGGCGCTGGAGCTGCTCTGGAAGGTGCCGCTGAGCCCCGGGCGGCGCGCCGCCTACTGCGACTTCCTCGCCGAGCAGGGCACGAGTCTGGAGGACCACGCCACCTGGTGCGCGCTGGCCGAGCTGTACGGGGCCGACTGGCGCGGCTGGCCCGCCGGTCTGGACGACCCGCGTTCGGCCCGGACGGCACGGATGCGGAGCAGCCTGCTGGACCGCATCGACTTCTACAGCCGCCTCGCGTGGTTCACCGACCAGCAGCTCGCCGCCGCCCAGCGCGCCGCCGAGGAGGCCGGGATGGGCATCGGGCTGGTGCACGACCTGGCCGTCGGCGTCCACCCCTCCGGGTCCGACACCTGGGCCCAGCAGGACGCCTTCGCGGCCGGCATGTCCGTGGGCGCGCCGCCGGACGCCTTCAACTCGCGCGGCCAGGACTGGGGCCTGCCGCCCTGGCGGCCGGACGCGCTGGCCGCCCAGGGCTACGCCCCGTACCGCGGTCTCCTGCGCGGCATGCTGCGGCACGCGGGCGCCCTGCGCATCGACCACGTCATGGGCCTGTTCCGGCTGTGGTGGGTGCCGGAGGGCC
Proteins encoded in this region:
- the malQ gene encoding 4-alpha-glucanotransferase, with protein sequence MGRPRLAGLHGVCTSYEPAPGRVEHVGDDTVVAVLAALGVDASTPHAVRAALEAYDHGAGRALLPPTVVVRPGRPPKLSRLPEGTALRVETESGQVLDWGPDPGGRPEGAYEPPARGRGRDGARTPRRTSARTPDRVPDRAPDDTEGRIPRGTVGGLPLGIHTLRAHTPDGRSARAHLIVAPDRMPAPPRRTHGFMVQLYSLLSGRSWGMGDLGDLADLAAWSGRALGCGFVQINPLHAAVPGPPTDPSPYRPSSRRFPDPVHLRIEDIPELGCLEGAARSRFDALLVRARTLREAVLRKGALIDRDAVWELKKEALELLWKVPLSPGRRAAYCDFLAEQGTSLEDHATWCALAELYGADWRGWPAGLDDPRSARTARMRSSLLDRIDFYSRLAWFTDQQLAAAQRAAEEAGMGIGLVHDLAVGVHPSGSDTWAQQDAFAAGMSVGAPPDAFNSRGQDWGLPPWRPDALAAQGYAPYRGLLRGMLRHAGALRIDHVMGLFRLWWVPEGRPPTEGTYVRYDAEAMLSVLALEAHRAGAAVIGEDLGTVEPVVRTELAGRGVLGTSVLWFERDYTKEPARPLPPGDWRADCLATVTTHDLPSTAARLTGQHAALRHGLGLLDRPLHEEQAAEAVEVGEWLETLHRLGLLPEGRGNEEAAVKALHRYLLRTPARMVGVWLPDAVGDRRPQNLPGTWDEYPNWRLPVTDPAGRPLSLEEIAASPRLHALMSELRTSGR